A section of the Kluyveromyces lactis strain NRRL Y-1140 chromosome F complete sequence genome encodes:
- the RPS2 gene encoding 40S ribosomal protein uS5 (similar to uniprot|P25443 Saccharomyces cerevisiae YGL123W RPS2) has translation MSAPQAQGQQAPRRGGFGGANRGGRGGRRGGRRDQEEKGWVPVTKLGRLVKAGKISSIEEIFLHSLPVKEFQIIDQLLPNLKDEVMNIKPVQKQTRAGQRTRFKAVVVVGDSNGHVGLGIKTAKEVAGAIRAGIIIAKLSVIPIRRGYWGTNLGQPHSLATKTSGKCGSVSVRLIPAPRGSGIVASPAVKKLMQLAGVEDVYTSSTGSTRTLENTLKAAFVAIGNTYGFLTPNLWEVQALTPSPMDVYADYATASKKKL, from the coding sequence ATGTCTGCTCCACAAGCTCAAGGTCAACAAGCTCCACGTAGAGGTGGTTTCGGTGGTGCCAACAGAGGTGGCAGAGGTGGTAGAAGAGGTGGTAGAAGAGaccaagaagaaaaggGTTGGGTTCCAGTTACCAAGTTGGGTAGATTGGTGAAGGCCGGCAAGATCTCTTCCATcgaagaaatcttcttgCACTCTTTGCCAGTCAAGGAATTCCAAATCATTGACCAATTGTTGCCAAACTTGAAGGATGAAGTTATGAACATCAAGCCTGTCCAAAAGCAAACCAGAGCTGGTCAAAGAACCAGATTCAAGGCTGTCGTCGTCGTTGGTGACTCCAACGGTCACGTCGGTTTGGGTATTAAGACCGCTAAGGAAGTTGCTGGTGCCATCAGAGCCGGTATCATCATCGCCAAGTTGTCCGTTATCCCAATCAGAAGAGGTTACTGGGGTACCAACTTGGGTCAACCTCACTCCTTGGCTACCAAGACCTCTGGTAAGTGTGGTTCCGTTTCCGTTAGATTGATTCCAGCTCCAAGAGGTTCCGGTATCGTCGCCTCCCCAGCTGTCAAGAAGTTGATGCAATTGGCTGGTGTTGAAGATGTCTACACCTCTTCTACTGGTTCCACCAgaactttggaaaacacTTTGAAGGCCGCTTTCGTTGCCATCGGTAACACCTACGGTTTCTTGACTCCAAACTTGTGGGAAGTCCAAGCTTTGACTCCTTCCCCAATGGATGTCTACGCCGACTACGCCACTGcttccaagaagaagttgtaA
- the MON1 gene encoding guanine nucleotide exchange factor MON1 (weakly similar to uniprot|P53129 Saccharomyces cerevisiae YGL124C MON1 Protein required for fusion of cvt-vesicles and autophagosomes with the vacuole associates as a complex with Ccz1p with a perivacuolar compartment potential Cdc28p substrate): MRRSPSFQISTKNSAKPTTSIDLTNHLSARGGLFYQDIDTGTTASIKAKNDPNLLAATYDHSISADTDLNIDLQSLITSELNSLYPLTLNQETSNKSANTTKFIDERGGKDKHFFVFTSAGKLVFSQWENENHAMGLTGIIHTVMNYFNINDNTAMRQFTMYGKDGIMTRFVFLDKNHIKLMVQCNNNYESTAQLQQQLDLVYSYIISSVSQRNLNKLMLKRSNFDLQHYLTDLDQQLLKSLCESLATQPKLTWFANSLECLPMSPKKRNAINSILSTTYLDFNISNHNGQILYTLVTSLDMRLISILRPSNHTLHTMDLQILFEVVRAQLTDLLLDKVLWFPICFQKFNDNGFLYALIKVLPNNTIMMVISSQKNAFDILNEFVRRIEDKMIDDNTCNNLELQLLDWHKKFPYINHFIYKMKRTVQIYTPSQPTNEMLQFYYHLKNLCEDDKGTNLNKSSVAMLKWKNDATPGLLSGVYWATEKFELYILLNDINLSNQSILKSAKLLIQHIREIESYLFISRGVTF; the protein is encoded by the coding sequence ATGCGCAGATCTCCGTCGTTTCAAATTAGTACGAAAAATTCGGCGAAACCAACTACTTCTATTGACCTGACAAACCATCTCAGTGCTCGCGGTGGGCTGTTTTATCAAGACATCGATACAGGAACCACAGCATCAATTAAGGCCAAAAATGATCCCAACTTGCTGGCCGCGACCTATGATCATTCTATCAGTGCGGACACtgatttgaatattgaCTTACAATCTTTGATAACTTCTGAGTTAAATTCTCTATACCCTTTGACGTTAAACCAAGAAACTTCCAATAAGTCTGCGAATACTACCAAATTTATCGACGAACGGGGTGGCAAGGATAAACATTTTTTCGTGTTTACTTCAGCTGGTAAATTAGTCTTCTCGCAGTGGGAAAATGAGAATCATGCTATGGGTCTTACTGGTATTATCCATACCGTGATGAATTATTTTAATATTAATGACAATACAGCAATGAGACAGTTTACTATGTATGGTAAGGACGGGATAATGACAAGATTTGTTTTCTTAGATAAAAATCATATCAAGTTAATGGTCCAGTGCAATAATAATTATGAATCCACAGCTCAGTTGCAGCAACAATTGGATCTTGTTTATTCATATATCATATCGTCGGTATCTCAAAGGAATTTGAACaagttgatgttgaaaagatcCAACTTTGACTTACAACATTATCTAACGGATTTGGATCAgcaattattgaaatcacTTTGTGAATCCCTCGCGACGCAGCCGAAACTAACTTGGTTTGCTAATAGTCTAGAATGTCTGCCGATGTCTCCTAAAAAGAGAAATGCAATAAATTCTATCTTGTCGACGACCTACTTGGACTTTAATATATCGAACCATAACGGACAGATTCTTTACACTTTGGTTACGTCGTTAGATATGAgattgatatcaattctTCGACCATCAAACCACACTTTACATACTATGGACTTGCAAATATTATTTGAGGTAGTGCGTGCTCAGCTTACTGATCTTTTATTAGACAAAGTTTTGTGGTTTCCAATATGtttccaaaaattcaaCGATAATGGATTCCTATATGCTTTGATCAAAGTGTTACCGAACAATACTATCATGATGGTGATAAGTTCTCAAAAAAATGCTTTTGACatattgaatgaatttgTACGGCGAATCGAGGACAAAATGATAGACGATAACACTTGTAATAATTTGGAATTACAGCTATTGGATTGGCATAAAAAGTTCCCGTACATCAATCATTTCATTTATAAGATGAAACGAACTGTACAGATATACACACCATCCCAACCGACTAATGAAATGTTACaattttattatcatttgaaaaaccTTTGTGAAGATGATAAGGGTACAAACTTAAATAAGTCATCTGTTGCAATGCTTAAGTGGAAAAATGATGCGACTCCTGGTTTGTTATCTGGTGTATACTGGGcaactgaaaaatttgagCTCTATATCTTGTTGAATGATATAAACCTTTCCAATCAATCTATTTTGAAGTCAGCTAAACTGCTCATTCAACATATACGAGAAATTGAATCGTACTTGTTTATTTCCCGAGGTGTCACTTTCTGA
- the OM14 gene encoding Om14p (conserved hypothetical protein), with the protein MSSEKHDAQHHNQQQEKRKAAKDVKEAKETAKNKASHAAHDAHDAVDKAHDEVKKHLDEYEGILKPYWDKLVEIVNAVASKTVGVTQATVSTVAANTSKATTIVLHELQNPVVAFNTLLGAASITTLLNGYANKRRFLKGKSDKDIALIVSGLSAFIAADAYVSYYNYKRFDKRH; encoded by the coding sequence atgtcATCAGAAAAACACGACGCTCAACACCACAACCAGCAGCAAGAAAAACGTAAGGCAGCTAAGGACGTCAAGGAAGCCAAGGAGACCGCTAAGAATAAGGCTTCACATGCTGCTCATGATGCCCATGATGCCGTTGATAAGGCTCATGACGAAGTTAAAAAACATCTCGATGAATACGAAGGAATCTTGAAACCATACTGGGATAAGCTAGTCGAAATTGTCAACGCTGTCGCCAGCAAGACAGTTGGTGTTACTCAAGCTACTGTTTCTACCGTTGCAGCTAATACTTCGAAGGCTACCACTATTGTCTTGCATGAATTGCAAAACCCTGTAGTTGCTTTCAACACTTTGCTAGGTGCAGCCTCTATTACAACTTTGCTAAACGGATATGCTAACAAAAGACGTTTCTTGAAGGGGAAGTCTGACAAGGATATCGCTTTGATTGTTTCAGGGTTGAGTGCCTTCATTGCTGCAGACGCCTACGTCAGTTACTACAATTACAAAAGATTCGATAAGAGACACTGA